The sequence CGAGCCACGCGTCCTCGAAGACGATGGAGAGCTCCGGAGTGGGCGCGGGCGGTGGGACGAAGACACGCGGCGCGGAGACCTCCAGGCCCTCCAGCATGAACGGCAGCAGGGGGCCGCACTTGTCGCGGCAAGCCGGATAGAACGCGCCCTGGATGCGGCCGCCGGAAGCGGGCGGCGTGCCCCACCAGAACTCCGCGAGCGCCACTGGCTGGAGCCCATGCGCGAAGGCATGGGCAAGCAGCTTCGCGCCCGCGCAGTCACCCGCGCCGGAGGGAGGCTCCGCGCCACCGTAGAGCGAGCGCAAGGGGCGGGTTTCTCCGCGAGCGTTGGTGATGGCGTAGGTGTCGTGGAACTGCTTCATGAAGCCGCGCGAGACGATGCGCCGCAGCCGGTCCAGGGCACGCACGCGGCGCTCTGCCTTCGCACGGGCAGGGGCAAGCTGGCGCCGCGCCTCTTCCTGCGCCGCGTCCCACCGGCGCTTCTCCGCCTTGTCGCCCCGGCTCTCCTGGTCGAGCGCATGCAGTGCCTGTGCGCGTTCAGCCTCCGTGAGCGCATGGGCAGTGGGCTCCTCCTGATTGAGCGCATGCGGTGCCTGCGCGCGCTCCGTCTCCGTGAGCGCATGGGCAGTGGGCTCCTGATTGAGCGCATGTGGTGCCTGCGCGCGCTCAGTCTCCGTGCGCCTCTGCATGGCCAGGATCGCCGCGCGGCGTTCGTGGCGCTGACGGCGGCGGGCTTCATGGCGCAGGCGCATGGCCTCTCGCTCCGCGGCCTCGCGCGCCTGGCGGGCGTCGTCATCTTCTCGCAGGCGGCGCAGTTCCTCGGAAGCACTCCATGCTTCGGCTCGGGCCAGCAGGGCCTTCACCGTGGCATCAGCCACCGGCTCCACGCGAGCGCGTGCTTCGCGGTCGAACACAGGAGGCACGAAGCCGGGCACGTCCCAGCGCCCCGCGAGCATCGCGGAGAAGGCTCGCAGCACGCCGAAGGTCCCATTCGGCCGCCGCACCACGAGCACCCCGAACATCTTCCCGCCGTCGGGCCCCTGGAGGACGTCGCTGTCCAGCCCGGGCGCGATGACGCCTTCGCGAAGCGTGGCCTTCAGTGACTCCGCGGCCCGACGCGCGAGGGCGTGCGGGCCCACGGCGTCGAAGGGGCTCGGGAAGGCTCCCGGCACTTCGTCCGCCCGGGGCGCCGGTTCGAGTGCGGTGACAAGCGGGTCCACGGCGCCGGAGTAGCACGAAACCGAAGGTGTGCCCCACCGGTCCTGGAGGCCAGGCGGGCAGGCTGGCTGTCATTGCAATGCCATGTCAGGCTCTCGGGCCCCGTATGCGCCCTTCATCCGCAATGCTGCTCTTGATGGTCCTTGCCACGACTCCGGCGGCCGCCGGGGAGCCACCATCCCCCAACAAGGACGCCTGTCCATCGGGGTTCCGCGTCGTGGTGGATCCCCAGGATTTGAAGAAGCAGCTGCGCGCCGCGAAGACGACCGCTGGCTTGCGCAAGCTCCTCCACCCGCTGGGATTGGGCTCCGCGTGGGAGCGGCTGGAGTGCTTGAAGGTGGACGGGCCGGCGTCCGCGCAGCTCGACGTCTTCCGTGCACGCATCCTGTCCGCGGACGCGCAGGACGTCGTCCTCCAGGCCCGAGGACACCTGTGTGAGGGGATGAAGCTGCTGGCGGGGGTGGTGCTTCATCCGCTCAGCGGAAAGAACACCTTCTGCGCCATCCCGATGGAGTTCCTGCCGGGTGCGGCGGAGGGCGAGTCCCTTCGCGTCGTGTTCTCCTTCGAGAACCTCACCGACCCGGTGCGGCAGGTCTTCCGGGTCGAGAGGACCGAATCGGACGCGCGCAACGAGGACCAGACGTTGTCGTACTGGGAGGCGCATGAGGGCCAATTGCGCTCCATCTTCACCATCAAGTCGGGAAGCCACATGGGCTTTGTCAACGGCGGGACCGACGTGAAGGTCACGCCGGTGGGCGACACGTTTCCTCGCGTCCTCGAGATCAAGGAGTCCAGCACGAATTGCGGCCGGTTCATCGACATGCCCTCGGGCGAGAGCGTCTATGACTCCAGTTGCACCGACGCCGCGAACGAGGCGCGCATGTGCTACCGCCGCAAGTCACCCGGTGCCCCAGGCGTCTACGACAAGTGCTAGGGGCTGCCCCTGTCGGCCTCGGGCCTCTCCGGGCGGCGGCGCTCCTTGCGACGTTGGCGCGCATGCTGTAGGTCTGGATCCGTCGCGAAAAGCGACCGCCGTGGCTTCGTGGCGGTCAAGCACACGTCGAGCCCGAGGGGCCCGGCCAGCGTCTCCACAGCAACCGCCCGATGCGTCGGGCCTGCCGCATCCGCACGACGTCGTGTGGCTGCGACCCCAGGAGCGCTGCATGCGAAGTCCAGTCACCATCATTGGCGCAGGTCTCGGCGGGCTCATGCTCGCGCGGGTTCTGTATCTGCACGGCGTTCCGGCGCGGATCTACGAGGCTGAAGCCTCAGCCTCGGCGAGGGCCCAGGGCGGGCTGCTCGATATCCA is a genomic window of Corallococcus macrosporus containing:
- a CDS encoding RluA family pseudouridine synthase, giving the protein MPGAFPSPFDAVGPHALARRAAESLKATLREGVIAPGLDSDVLQGPDGGKMFGVLVVRRPNGTFGVLRAFSAMLAGRWDVPGFVPPVFDREARARVEPVADATVKALLARAEAWSASEELRRLREDDDARQAREAAEREAMRLRHEARRRQRHERRAAILAMQRRTETERAQAPHALNQEPTAHALTETERAQAPHALNQEEPTAHALTEAERAQALHALDQESRGDKAEKRRWDAAQEEARRQLAPARAKAERRVRALDRLRRIVSRGFMKQFHDTYAITNARGETRPLRSLYGGAEPPSGAGDCAGAKLLAHAFAHGLQPVALAEFWWGTPPASGGRIQGAFYPACRDKCGPLLPFMLEGLEVSAPRVFVPPPAPTPELSIVFEDAWLVVIDKPCGLLSVPGRDASLLDSVLTRLRSRYPHATGPLLAHRLDLDTSGLLVAALDSRTHASLQRQFLHRDVAKRYVALIDGPVQGDSGTITLPLRVDLDDRPRQIVDPVHGKPAVTDWEVLRREAGHTRVAFHPRTGRTHQLRVHAAHPQGLGAPIVGDPLYGHAGLRLHLHAETLSFMHPATGQRVSFTRAAPF